In the Piscinibacter sp. XHJ-5 genome, one interval contains:
- a CDS encoding nucleoside-diphosphate sugar epimerase/dehydratase has product MADAGTMSSPGVWHRLDRVLAKIRPHRQPLSLLIDGVVIALCWNFTYLFRLGFERWWSARPDYDHWVMVGVVTVYLATFAVAGIPRGMWRFSGFGEVKRLALACGVAGLASAVCVLMLQLREVPRAVLTLHPLVSLMGLCMVRMAYRMLYEHAQSRITGSDAEVRRAIVMGAGEAARLLLAGLHQQGWIVLGLLDDDPAKQGARILGAPVLGTLEDARRPETTSGATHVIVAMPGATAGQRRRAIELGSATGLPVLTVPSFSELRDGTARIERVRAIEPEDLLGRDPVKLDEAGIAELVSGKTVLVTGAGGSIGSELCRQVALYGPAKLVLYELSEFALYQVEQQLSELHPHLPLVRLIGDVKNLEHVRATFAAHRPHVIFHAAAFKHVPLMESDNAWAALQNNTLGTWHAAAAAAQAGAERFVLISTDKAVNPTNVMGATKRAAEMVLSHMATQGHATRFSAVRFGNVLGSSGSVIPKFKDQIARGGPVTVTHPQITRYFMTIPEAARLVLQAAALAHSGQVYVLDMGEPVRIVELARDMIRLSGHREDEIGIVYSGLRPGEKLYEELLAHADQTLPSAHPRLRVAKLQAMPELNELEQRFAELRGQRIGLSEDVVKRWLSAVVPEYRAQ; this is encoded by the coding sequence ATGGCTGATGCAGGCACGATGAGCTCGCCGGGCGTGTGGCACCGCCTGGACCGCGTGCTGGCGAAGATCCGCCCGCACCGCCAGCCGCTGTCGCTGCTGATCGACGGCGTGGTGATCGCGCTGTGCTGGAACTTCACCTACCTGTTCCGCCTCGGCTTCGAGCGCTGGTGGTCGGCGAGGCCGGACTATGACCACTGGGTCATGGTCGGCGTGGTGACGGTATACCTGGCGACCTTCGCGGTCGCCGGCATCCCGCGGGGCATGTGGCGCTTCTCGGGCTTCGGCGAGGTCAAGCGGCTGGCGCTGGCCTGCGGCGTGGCCGGCCTGGCCAGCGCGGTGTGCGTGCTGATGCTGCAGCTGCGCGAGGTGCCGCGGGCGGTGCTGACGCTGCATCCGCTGGTCTCGCTGATGGGGTTGTGCATGGTGCGCATGGCCTATCGCATGCTGTACGAGCACGCGCAATCGCGCATCACCGGCAGCGACGCCGAGGTCCGGCGGGCCATCGTCATGGGCGCCGGCGAGGCGGCGCGGCTGCTGCTGGCGGGCCTGCACCAGCAGGGATGGATCGTGCTCGGGCTGCTCGACGACGACCCCGCCAAGCAAGGCGCCCGCATTCTGGGCGCGCCGGTGCTCGGCACGCTCGAAGACGCCCGCCGGCCCGAGACGACCTCGGGCGCGACCCATGTCATCGTGGCGATGCCCGGGGCCACGGCGGGGCAGCGGCGTCGCGCCATCGAGCTCGGGTCCGCGACCGGCCTGCCGGTGCTGACGGTGCCCTCGTTCAGCGAGCTGCGCGACGGCACGGCGCGCATCGAGCGGGTGCGGGCGATCGAGCCCGAGGACCTGCTGGGGCGCGATCCCGTCAAGCTCGACGAGGCGGGCATCGCCGAGCTCGTGTCCGGCAAGACGGTGCTCGTCACGGGCGCCGGCGGCTCCATCGGGTCCGAGCTGTGCCGGCAGGTGGCGCTCTACGGGCCTGCCAAGCTGGTCCTGTACGAGCTGAGCGAATTCGCGCTGTACCAGGTCGAGCAGCAGCTCTCGGAGCTGCATCCGCACCTGCCCCTGGTGCGGCTGATCGGCGACGTGAAGAACCTCGAGCACGTGCGCGCGACCTTCGCGGCGCATCGCCCGCACGTCATCTTCCACGCCGCTGCGTTCAAGCATGTGCCGCTGATGGAGTCGGACAATGCGTGGGCCGCCCTGCAGAACAACACGCTGGGCACCTGGCACGCCGCGGCCGCGGCCGCGCAGGCCGGGGCCGAGCGCTTCGTGCTCATCTCCACCGACAAGGCGGTGAACCCGACCAACGTCATGGGCGCGACCAAGCGCGCCGCGGAGATGGTGCTGTCGCACATGGCCACGCAAGGGCATGCGACCCGCTTCTCGGCGGTTCGCTTCGGCAACGTGCTGGGCTCCAGCGGCAGCGTGATCCCGAAATTCAAGGACCAGATCGCGCGCGGCGGACCGGTCACCGTCACGCATCCCCAGATCACGCGCTACTTCATGACGATTCCCGAGGCGGCGCGGCTGGTGCTGCAGGCCGCCGCGCTGGCGCACAGCGGCCAGGTGTACGTGCTGGACATGGGAGAGCCGGTCCGCATCGTCGAGCTGGCGCGCGACATGATCCGCCTGTCGGGCCATCGCGAGGACGAGATCGGCATCGTCTACAGCGGATTGCGTCCCGGCGAGAAGCTGTACGAGGAGCTGCTCGCCCACGCCGACCAGACGCTGCCGTCGGCGCATCCGCGGCTGCGCGTCGCCAAGCTGCAGGCGATGCCCGAGCTGAACGAGCTGGAGCAGCGGTTCGCGGAGCTGCGCGGGCAGCGCATCGGGCTGTCGGAGGATGTCGTCAAGCGGTGGCTGTCGGCCGTCGTGCCGGAATACCGCGCGCAATGA
- a CDS encoding glycosyltransferase family 4 protein has product MSAAAASDRPAPLRVLLLCASLDIAGGVERFACALANHLAAEGMDVAIGSVDTPAGAVRYPVQPAVRVVAGSATRMPAFTDSASRWRRAWRLLRTQWNTGRLLARLMRLQRPDVVVLNGLTTACSALVFDRRFAARTICCDHNHFFARSRPWQVLRRWLYPRVAAVVSLTEADAPRFRALNARTEVIYNASPLRADEPALPAAALVLAVGRHVAQKGFDLLLRAWPAVVRALPGARLRIVGEGPLRGAMQQLAADLGVADSVEWLEPTPQIERHYREASVFVLPSRYEGMPLTLLEAQALGVPAVAFDCPTGPAEILSADTGVLVPPGDVPALAAALVRVLGDAALRERMARAAIERSRSIFSPEAHLRRWTRLVRDVAQARAA; this is encoded by the coding sequence ATGAGCGCCGCGGCTGCTTCCGACAGGCCGGCGCCGCTGCGCGTGCTGCTGCTGTGCGCCAGCCTGGACATCGCCGGCGGGGTCGAGCGCTTCGCGTGCGCGCTGGCCAACCATCTCGCCGCTGAAGGCATGGACGTCGCGATCGGCAGCGTCGACACGCCCGCCGGCGCCGTGCGCTATCCGGTGCAGCCCGCCGTGCGCGTCGTTGCCGGCTCGGCGACCCGAATGCCCGCATTCACCGACAGCGCGTCGCGCTGGCGCCGCGCCTGGCGGCTGCTGCGCACGCAATGGAACACCGGCCGCCTGCTCGCGCGCCTGATGCGGCTGCAGCGTCCCGACGTGGTGGTCCTCAACGGACTCACCACCGCCTGCTCCGCGCTCGTGTTCGATCGCCGCTTCGCCGCGCGCACCATCTGCTGCGACCACAACCACTTCTTCGCGCGCTCGCGGCCATGGCAGGTGCTGAGGCGCTGGCTGTACCCGCGCGTCGCGGCCGTCGTGAGCCTCACCGAAGCCGATGCGCCGCGGTTTCGGGCGCTGAATGCGCGCACGGAAGTCATCTACAACGCCTCGCCCCTGCGTGCCGATGAGCCGGCGCTGCCGGCCGCCGCCCTGGTGCTCGCCGTGGGCCGGCACGTCGCGCAGAAAGGCTTCGACCTGCTGCTGCGGGCCTGGCCCGCCGTCGTGCGCGCGCTGCCCGGCGCCCGGCTGCGCATCGTCGGCGAAGGCCCGCTGCGCGGTGCGATGCAGCAGCTCGCGGCCGACCTGGGTGTCGCCGACAGCGTCGAGTGGCTGGAGCCGACGCCGCAGATCGAGCGCCACTATCGCGAGGCGTCGGTCTTCGTCCTGCCCTCGCGCTACGAAGGCATGCCGCTGACACTGCTCGAGGCGCAGGCCCTCGGCGTGCCGGCGGTGGCGTTCGACTGTCCCACCGGCCCGGCCGAGATCCTGAGCGCCGACACCGGCGTGCTGGTGCCGCCGGGCGACGTGCCGGCGCTGGCGGCCGCTCTGGTGCGTGTGCTGGGCGACGCGGCGCTGCGCGAACGCATGGCGCGTGCGGCCATCGAGCGCAGCCGCAGCATCTTCAGCCCCGAGGCGCACCTGCGGCGATGGACGCGGCTGGTGCGTGACGTCGCGCAGGCGAGGGCCGCATGA
- a CDS encoding glycosyltransferase family 2 protein → MKRVSVIVPCRNERRYIEGFCAGVLRQKLPPNWSLQLVIADGRSDDGTRDILKRIAAGEPRLAWVDNPKRIVSTGLNLALSRSDGEVIVRMDVHTEYADDYIAQCIAALEESGADNVGGPWRAEPDAQGGPMQHAVAAAFQSRWVAGGARSRDLDYDGWADTVYLGCWPRASFERFGGFDEALVRNQDDEHNLRIVRGGGGVWQSSRIRSVYRPRAALGQVFRQYLQYGYWKPFVMKKHGQPASVRHLVPGAFVALLALSVLLAAAGGPAWPLRLLAQLYGAAVIALTLMVAADARPSFDVAWRVPAVIAAYHFGYGIGSLFGWWDALVHRRGRERFSALTR, encoded by the coding sequence ATGAAGCGCGTCTCGGTCATCGTCCCGTGTCGCAACGAGCGGCGCTACATCGAGGGCTTCTGCGCCGGCGTGCTGCGCCAGAAGCTGCCGCCGAACTGGTCGCTGCAGCTCGTCATCGCCGACGGCCGCAGCGACGACGGCACACGCGACATCCTCAAGCGCATCGCGGCCGGCGAGCCGCGGCTGGCATGGGTCGACAACCCGAAGCGCATCGTCTCGACCGGCCTCAACCTCGCGCTGTCCAGGTCCGACGGCGAGGTGATCGTGCGCATGGACGTGCACACCGAGTACGCCGACGACTACATCGCGCAGTGCATCGCCGCGCTGGAGGAAAGCGGCGCCGACAACGTCGGCGGCCCGTGGCGCGCCGAGCCCGACGCCCAGGGCGGGCCGATGCAGCATGCGGTGGCCGCCGCGTTCCAGTCGCGCTGGGTGGCCGGCGGCGCGCGCTCGCGCGACCTCGACTACGACGGCTGGGCCGACACCGTCTACCTCGGATGCTGGCCGCGCGCGAGCTTCGAGCGCTTCGGCGGATTCGACGAGGCGCTGGTGCGCAACCAGGACGACGAGCACAACCTGCGCATCGTTCGTGGCGGCGGCGGCGTGTGGCAGTCGTCGCGCATCCGCAGCGTGTACCGGCCGCGCGCCGCGCTCGGCCAGGTCTTCCGGCAGTACCTGCAGTACGGCTACTGGAAACCCTTCGTGATGAAGAAGCACGGGCAGCCCGCGTCGGTGCGCCATCTCGTGCCCGGCGCGTTCGTGGCGCTGCTGGCGCTGTCGGTGCTGCTGGCCGCGGCGGGCGGGCCCGCCTGGCCCTTGCGGCTGCTCGCGCAGCTGTACGGTGCTGCCGTCATCGCGCTCACGCTGATGGTCGCTGCCGACGCCAGGCCTTCATTCGACGTCGCGTGGCGCGTGCCCGCGGTGATCGCGGCGTATCACTTCGGCTACGGCATCGGTTCGCTGTTCGGCTGGTGGGACGCCCTGGTTCATCGTCGGGGCCGCGAGCGCTTTTCGGCGCTGACCCGGTAG
- a CDS encoding glycosyltransferase family 4 protein gives MHILFLSDNFPPEVNAPASRTFEHCREWVRAGHRVTVITCAPNFPKGRVYDGYRNRLWQSETMDGIRVIRVWSYITANEGFVKRILDYQSFMLSATIAGLFVRGVDVVIGTSPQFFTACAAWAVAAGKRVPFVFELRDLWPESIEAVGAMRKGAVIRMLEKLELFLYRRATLIVAVTRAFRDKLASRGIARTKIEVVTNGVDMSRFRPRPKDPELVRRMGLEGRFVAGYVGTHGLAHHLETILDAAEAMRARPGGEAFHFILLGDGARKQALKEDAARRGLSNVSFVDSVSKDEVARYWSLLDVSIIHLRKTELFTTVIPSKLFECMGMGLPVLHGVAGESADIVRSEDAGIVFEPENTAQLIEALERLQRDRALLDRYRASCLEAARRYDRSALAADMLRHVEGAAAHEAGSRRASAR, from the coding sequence ATGCACATCCTCTTCCTCTCCGACAACTTTCCGCCGGAGGTCAATGCGCCGGCAAGCCGCACGTTCGAGCATTGCCGCGAATGGGTGCGCGCGGGTCACCGCGTCACCGTCATCACCTGCGCCCCCAACTTCCCCAAGGGGCGTGTCTACGACGGCTACCGCAACCGCCTCTGGCAGAGCGAGACGATGGACGGCATCCGCGTGATCCGGGTCTGGTCGTACATCACCGCCAACGAGGGCTTCGTCAAGCGCATCCTCGACTACCAGAGCTTCATGCTGAGCGCGACCATCGCCGGGCTGTTCGTGCGCGGCGTCGACGTGGTGATCGGCACCTCGCCGCAGTTCTTCACGGCCTGTGCCGCCTGGGCGGTGGCGGCGGGCAAGCGCGTGCCGTTCGTGTTCGAGCTGCGCGACCTCTGGCCGGAGTCGATCGAAGCCGTCGGCGCGATGCGCAAGGGGGCGGTCATCCGCATGCTCGAGAAGCTCGAGCTCTTCCTGTACCGGCGCGCGACGCTCATCGTCGCCGTGACGCGCGCCTTCCGCGACAAGCTCGCCTCGCGCGGCATCGCGCGGACCAAGATCGAGGTGGTCACCAACGGCGTCGACATGTCACGCTTCCGGCCGCGGCCGAAGGATCCCGAGCTGGTGCGACGAATGGGCCTGGAGGGCCGCTTCGTCGCCGGCTACGTCGGCACCCACGGCCTGGCCCACCACCTGGAAACCATCCTCGATGCCGCCGAGGCCATGCGCGCGCGGCCCGGCGGCGAGGCCTTCCACTTCATCCTCCTGGGCGACGGCGCTCGCAAGCAGGCACTGAAGGAAGACGCCGCGCGGCGCGGCCTGTCCAATGTCAGCTTCGTGGACTCGGTGTCCAAGGACGAAGTCGCGCGCTACTGGTCGCTGCTCGACGTGTCGATCATCCACCTGCGCAAGACCGAGCTCTTCACCACCGTCATCCCGTCCAAGCTCTTCGAGTGCATGGGCATGGGCCTGCCTGTGCTTCACGGCGTGGCCGGCGAATCCGCCGACATCGTGCGCAGCGAGGATGCGGGCATCGTGTTCGAGCCGGAGAACACGGCCCAGCTGATCGAGGCGCTCGAGCGGCTGCAGCGCGACCGCGCCCTGCTGGACCGCTACCGGGCGTCCTGCCTGGAGGCCGCGCGCAGGTACGACCGCAGCGCCCTGGCCGCCGACATGCTGCGCCACGTGGAGGGCGCGGCAGCGCACGAGGCCGGCTCACGGCGCGCCTCGGCGCGGTGA
- a CDS encoding oligosaccharide flippase family protein, whose translation MTQAPRLAHTLPQVYAAAAMRLLLPLVVLPLVASRVGPQEFGRLSFILVWASLLSMIVEGGFLAAATRLAVGADHSGRWRLAQQVFTARCVLCVPAALLAAVAVAWAGDTAHPWADGLAVAALACALGWPATWYLQATQQLSRWARVELVVYGALLLLCWTLADSVAVFVVLQLLASASLAVLGWWWLRRDLAEAGRHASLWDRPQLAPGLRLGWTMMPVAIAGAAYSFALPAAASVQMAKAELGLYFMADRIVRALLAAADPVFSVVYPRIVTLFRSGTRSALRYALRWAAGGATAGALLLLAGMGSWPLVESLLAPRAGGIELSHLQAVMQVLGWLLPLLLGWKFIGYWMLGSGRYDTAYRSCMVVGGIVGVIAAATVGGAAGAVGLAWTALGVEAVVIAVALGGVWLTNRHA comes from the coding sequence ATGACGCAGGCTCCCCGGCTGGCCCACACGCTGCCGCAGGTGTACGCGGCGGCCGCGATGCGGCTGCTGCTGCCGCTGGTGGTGCTGCCGCTGGTCGCTTCGCGGGTCGGGCCGCAGGAGTTCGGCCGCCTGAGCTTCATCCTCGTCTGGGCGAGCCTGCTGTCGATGATCGTCGAAGGCGGCTTTCTCGCCGCGGCCACGCGGCTCGCCGTCGGCGCCGACCACAGCGGTCGCTGGCGGCTCGCGCAGCAGGTGTTCACCGCACGCTGCGTGCTGTGCGTGCCGGCGGCGCTGCTGGCCGCCGTCGCCGTCGCCTGGGCGGGGGACACGGCGCACCCGTGGGCCGACGGCCTGGCCGTCGCCGCGCTCGCCTGCGCGCTGGGCTGGCCGGCCACCTGGTACCTGCAGGCCACGCAGCAGCTCAGCCGCTGGGCGCGGGTCGAGCTGGTGGTGTACGGCGCGTTGCTGCTGCTGTGCTGGACGCTCGCCGACAGCGTCGCGGTGTTCGTCGTGCTGCAACTCCTGGCCTCGGCTTCGCTGGCGGTGCTGGGGTGGTGGTGGCTGCGCCGCGACCTGGCGGAAGCGGGGCGGCACGCGTCGCTGTGGGACAGGCCGCAGCTGGCCCCCGGCCTGAGGCTGGGCTGGACGATGATGCCCGTGGCCATCGCCGGCGCGGCGTACTCGTTCGCGCTGCCCGCGGCCGCCTCGGTGCAGATGGCGAAGGCCGAGCTCGGCCTCTACTTCATGGCCGACCGCATCGTGCGTGCCTTGCTGGCCGCGGCCGATCCGGTGTTCTCGGTCGTCTACCCGCGCATCGTGACGCTCTTTCGCAGCGGCACGCGGTCGGCGTTGCGCTACGCCCTGCGCTGGGCCGCCGGCGGTGCGACCGCCGGCGCGCTGCTGCTGCTCGCCGGCATGGGCTCCTGGCCGCTGGTGGAATCGCTGCTCGCGCCGCGCGCCGGCGGCATCGAGCTGTCGCATCTGCAGGCGGTGATGCAGGTGCTGGGCTGGCTGCTGCCGCTGCTGCTGGGCTGGAAGTTCATCGGCTACTGGATGCTGGGCAGCGGCCGCTACGACACGGCGTACCGCAGCTGCATGGTCGTCGGCGGCATCGTCGGCGTCATCGCGGCCGCCACGGTCGGCGGCGCCGCCGGTGCGGTCGGGCTCGCATGGACTGCGCTGGGAGTCGAGGCGGTGGTGATCGCCGTCGCGCTGGGCGGCGTGTGGCTCACCAACCGGCACGCCTGA
- a CDS encoding TylF/MycF/NovP-related O-methyltransferase, with the protein MKKLAKAMLAKSGWDITRKAEHASRALADLSPEDQRIVSAVEPFTMTSLERRASLIGAVDHVVRHRIGGDIVECGVWRGGSMMAVALALMARGDTSRDLWLYDTFEGMSEPTEADRGPSGESARSQLQRTTRDHPLWAVASVEDVQANLASIDYPKERIHFVRGKVEDTIPATLPSRVALLRLDTDWYESTRHELQHLYPRLSSNGVLIIDDYGHWQGARQAVDEYFAASEEPVFLHRVDYTARLVVKR; encoded by the coding sequence ATGAAGAAACTCGCAAAAGCGATGCTGGCGAAGAGCGGCTGGGACATCACCCGCAAGGCCGAGCACGCATCGCGGGCGCTGGCCGACCTGTCGCCCGAAGACCAGCGCATCGTCTCCGCCGTCGAGCCGTTCACCATGACCAGCCTGGAGCGCCGCGCCAGCCTGATCGGCGCGGTGGACCACGTGGTCAGGCACCGCATCGGCGGCGACATCGTCGAGTGCGGCGTCTGGCGCGGCGGCAGCATGATGGCCGTCGCGCTCGCCTTGATGGCGCGCGGCGACACCTCGCGCGACCTGTGGCTCTACGACACCTTCGAGGGCATGAGCGAGCCCACCGAAGCCGATCGCGGCCCGAGCGGCGAATCGGCGCGCTCGCAGCTCCAGCGCACGACGCGCGACCATCCGCTGTGGGCCGTCGCGAGCGTCGAGGACGTGCAGGCGAACCTCGCCTCCATCGACTATCCGAAGGAACGCATCCATTTCGTCCGGGGCAAGGTCGAGGACACCATCCCCGCCACGCTTCCGTCGCGCGTCGCGCTGCTGCGCCTGGACACCGACTGGTACGAGTCGACGCGCCACGAGCTGCAGCACCTGTACCCGCGCCTGTCCAGCAACGGCGTGCTCATCATCGACGACTACGGGCACTGGCAGGGCGCGCGGCAGGCGGTCGACGAATACTTCGCCGCCAGCGAGGAGCCGGTGTTCCTGCACCGCGTCGACTACACCGCGAGGCTCGTGGTCAAGCGATGA
- a CDS encoding DegT/DnrJ/EryC1/StrS family aminotransferase yields the protein MPDKPFLPFALPDIGEEEIAEVVDTLRSGWITTGPKARRFEEDFTAFLGDPGLHSLAVNSATAGLHLALEALGIGPGDEVITTTHTFTATAEVVRYLGADVKLVDIDPGTMCIDVQALRAAITPRTKAVMPVHYAGLAADMQPLLALAKEHGLKVVEDAAHALPTTCAGRLVGTLASDATVFSFYANKTITTGEGGMVVTRDPALAQRMRVMRLHGMSRDAFDRFTATVPSWYYEIVAPGFKYNLTDIAAALGLHQLKRARAFQQRREALALQYDEGVAGLPVITPPRPREGDLHAWHLYVLRLADGARIGRDALIEHLYAAGIGCSVHYIPLHLQPYWRDRYALRREAFPHSQRAFDTMLSLPLYTRMSDADVQRVVGALRAALG from the coding sequence ATGCCGGACAAGCCCTTCCTTCCCTTTGCCCTGCCCGACATCGGCGAAGAAGAGATCGCCGAGGTGGTGGACACGCTGCGCAGCGGCTGGATCACGACCGGACCCAAGGCCAGGCGCTTCGAGGAGGACTTCACCGCTTTCCTCGGCGACCCCGGGCTGCACTCGCTGGCCGTCAACTCCGCCACCGCGGGCCTGCACCTCGCGCTGGAGGCGCTCGGCATCGGCCCCGGCGACGAGGTCATCACCACCACCCACACCTTCACCGCCACCGCCGAAGTCGTGCGCTATCTGGGCGCCGACGTGAAGCTGGTGGACATCGATCCCGGCACGATGTGCATCGACGTGCAGGCGCTGCGCGCGGCCATCACGCCGCGCACGAAGGCGGTGATGCCGGTGCACTACGCGGGCCTCGCGGCCGACATGCAGCCGCTGCTGGCGTTGGCGAAGGAGCACGGCCTGAAGGTGGTGGAGGACGCCGCGCATGCGCTGCCCACCACCTGCGCAGGCCGGCTGGTCGGCACGCTGGCGTCCGATGCGACGGTCTTCAGCTTCTACGCCAACAAGACCATCACCACCGGCGAAGGCGGCATGGTCGTCACGCGCGACCCCGCGCTCGCGCAGCGCATGCGCGTGATGCGCCTGCACGGCATGAGCCGCGACGCCTTCGATCGCTTCACGGCCACGGTGCCGAGCTGGTACTACGAGATCGTCGCCCCGGGCTTCAAGTACAACCTGACCGACATCGCGGCGGCGCTCGGCCTGCATCAGCTGAAGCGGGCGCGAGCGTTCCAGCAGCGCCGCGAAGCGCTCGCCCTGCAGTACGACGAGGGAGTTGCGGGCCTGCCGGTCATCACGCCGCCGCGCCCGCGCGAAGGCGACCTGCATGCGTGGCACCTGTACGTGCTGCGCCTTGCCGATGGCGCGCGCATCGGCCGCGATGCCCTGATCGAGCATCTTTATGCGGCGGGCATCGGGTGCAGCGTGCACTACATCCCGCTGCACCTGCAGCCGTACTGGCGTGATCGCTACGCGCTGCGGCGCGAGGCGTTCCCGCATTCGCAGCGGGCATTCGACACGATGCTGAGCCTGCCGCTGTACACGCGCATGAGCGATGCGGACGTGCAGCGCGTGGTCGGCGCGTTGCGGGCGGCGCTCGGCTGA
- a CDS encoding class I SAM-dependent methyltransferase, with protein MPHPSDTPEAQAVRERYARRLPQDPRYSLLNPAALLALQGRQRAMLTLFARLGWTDLSALRLLEVGSGSGSNLVEFLLMGFAPQHLAGIELLPERHAQARERLPAAVDLRLGDATQLDTVPNSVDIVFQATVFSSLLDDAFQQRLAERMWAAVKPGGGVLWYDFTVDNPRNPDVRGVPLARVRALFPQGRLQAKRVTLAPPIARAAVRLHPALYTLFNTVPALRTHVLAFIAKP; from the coding sequence ATGCCGCACCCTTCCGATACGCCCGAGGCGCAGGCCGTGCGCGAGCGCTATGCGCGCCGCCTGCCTCAGGACCCTCGCTACAGCCTGCTGAACCCGGCCGCGCTGCTGGCGCTGCAAGGCCGCCAGCGCGCCATGCTGACGCTGTTCGCGCGGCTCGGCTGGACCGACCTGTCGGCGCTGCGCCTGCTCGAAGTCGGCAGCGGCAGCGGCAGCAACCTGGTCGAGTTCCTGCTGATGGGCTTCGCACCGCAGCATCTCGCCGGCATCGAGCTGCTCCCCGAGCGCCACGCCCAGGCGCGCGAGCGGCTGCCGGCGGCGGTGGACCTGCGCCTGGGCGATGCGACGCAGCTCGACACGGTGCCGAACAGCGTGGACATCGTGTTTCAGGCGACGGTGTTCTCGTCGCTGCTCGACGATGCATTCCAGCAGCGATTGGCCGAGCGCATGTGGGCGGCGGTGAAGCCCGGCGGCGGTGTGCTGTGGTACGACTTCACCGTCGACAACCCGCGCAACCCCGACGTCCGCGGCGTGCCGCTCGCGCGCGTGCGCGCATTGTTTCCTCAGGGACGCTTGCAGGCGAAACGCGTGACGCTCGCACCGCCGATCGCGCGCGCCGCCGTGCGCCTGCATCCTGCGCTCTACACTCTGTTCAACACGGTGCCGGCACTGCGAACGCACGTGCTGGCCTTCATCGCCAAACCCTGA
- a CDS encoding sugar transferase: MPKRLFDVVLAAVGLLLLSPLFAVVALWIKLDSPGPVFFRQQRVGRFGVPFRIHKFRTMGHDAPAGPQITVGADARITRAGRWLRRSKLDELPQLIDVLRGAMSIVGPRPEVPRYVAMYPADLRDKVLSVRPGITDLASIHYRDESALLARAADPEREYTEVVMPAKLRLAAQYVDQATLATDLRLIGRTLKALWGHG, encoded by the coding sequence ATGCCCAAGCGGCTCTTCGACGTGGTGCTGGCCGCTGTCGGCCTGCTCCTGCTCTCGCCGCTGTTCGCCGTCGTGGCGTTGTGGATCAAGCTCGACTCGCCCGGGCCGGTGTTCTTCCGCCAGCAGCGCGTCGGACGCTTCGGCGTGCCCTTTCGCATTCACAAGTTCCGCACGATGGGCCACGACGCGCCGGCCGGCCCGCAGATCACCGTCGGCGCGGATGCGCGCATCACCCGCGCGGGCAGGTGGCTGCGCCGCAGCAAGCTCGACGAGCTGCCGCAGCTCATCGACGTGCTGCGCGGCGCGATGAGCATCGTCGGGCCGCGCCCGGAGGTGCCGCGCTATGTGGCGATGTACCCCGCCGACCTGCGCGACAAGGTGCTGAGCGTGCGTCCGGGCATCACCGACCTCGCGTCCATCCATTACCGCGACGAGAGCGCGCTGCTGGCGCGCGCGGCAGATCCCGAGCGCGAGTACACCGAGGTGGTGATGCCGGCGAAGCTGCGGCTGGCCGCGCAGTACGTCGACCAGGCGACGCTGGCCACCGATCTGCGGCTCATCGGCCGCACTCTCAAGGCGCTGTGGGGCCATGGCTGA